The window gacgtTATTTTCACCTCCTCGGTTTAAACCGGTTTAAGCCTCAGTGACCGCTATGCACCACAGGGTTAAAATAATGTTCtaatatgaatgaatgttggATAACATTCACATTGTGTCATCACTATTTATTTAATGCATGGTGTAACACAGTGACTGCCGACTACTGTGGCATAGCAAAAATTATTTAGTTTCACTTAAATGggctgaaaattatttatttatacaaatgtacagtatctttgttcatccatgGCAGCAATGTATAGTGATTGGCAGAACAAGTAAACGTTcttggcagaaggtacataaaTAACCTTTGTAtccaatttttgtgacatttttgtttggcagtGTGCTATGACATTTGTAAactatgtgccttggctcaaaaatggttgggaaacactggggGGGAGGTGGGTAGACCATGAATTAGGTACAAGTGCAATACAGAACCGCATCCAAAATTCGACTTTAACAAAGAGGTAACGATGCTTTCTGCCCTGTACAGACTTCAAGTTGGATTGCATACCTGTGCGACACTGTGGCATGGGGGATTATTCTTCATGAACACTAACCAAGATAGAAACATCATACCAATACATgagcatatgctgccatcttgtgtcagAAAGCTTGTGTCAGAAAGTGTCTAAATAGCCCAAACTTCTCACAAAAAAGAAGTTCATCGTGATGTAAACAATTTCCATCTTGACGTGGGGGGTCTTCACAAATCAAACGTGTATGAAATGACGTCCTGGCATCTGATGAGGGCCTCCTTCTGCACGCCGATGGGAGTGTGCAGGTCGGACACCTGCAGGTTGAGCACGTCGATGTCGCAGCCTCCGAACGTGGCGTCCACGCTCACGTCGGCGTGCATGCGGAAGCGCACCTTCTTGTCCCGCGTGGCAAGCAGACACCTGAGGAAGCGCTCCCGCAACTGCGCACGCACGTGCTGCTCCCGCTTCAGTTCCTCCGGGTCTGGGCATGCGCGTGGCGACGAGGAAGAAATGATGGACGGGCTGCACAGAGCGATGAAACGAGGGGATTTGGGGTCGAAGCCACGGCTGTGGGGGTCAGGTCCCCTCGGCAGGCGAAGCACGGGAACCGGTGTTGCCATTCTTCAACTTTATTAATATACAGAAAACAAGGACGGGTGAAGGGTCGTCGTACTTTTCTCCAAATAAAAAGCTCGTTTTGGGCGATATTGGTGATATAACCAATGTAGTTGCTGTTCTgagcacacattttacatataaCATACACATATTGTAGAAAAGTATCCGAACAGATATATTTTACACTTACCGACTCGACTCTGGTGTTAGCAAGCTGCTAACAAAACAGTGCAAACCACAGATATGAAGCGAAGACTAGATAAGTTCGGAGTCTAGCAGCCACGTTATGCAATATGCctgcgtggcggccatgttggtggggtcaacgttcccatcaaaggcaatgtgtggacattgaaattaagtcacaACTTTGCTCATTATCAAccgaggtttacttttttgtcaacaccAAAGCGTGTGCTATTAATTCAggacattgggggggggggggggggggggggataaaaataGTTTGATCTGTGAAAGAatattcccagttcccttgtagTAACTTAATTGTACAGCGTTGTGTGCAAACGAATAAAGTTTAATGTAcaggcatccttgttatttaattgttctcgccgtccacacacacacacacggggaaTGCGCTGACTTTTTGCCCCCACTATAGCTCAAAAGCGGGTGTGTCTCATCTACCTATTGTTCATCCGTATGAGGCAAACTCAACGGTGCTTTGTCTTCTTCTGTTGTGCTTTATTTCCGGCTCGCTGACAGAGAAGTAAACTACTGCCGTCCActgaatcaaaataaaactgcagCTCTGTGACAAGTCTAGAaagcacagttgtgctcataggtttgGCAAGAATGGAAGAGGTGGTGAAGTGATGACTTACAGGGGAACATCTCGTTACTTTCtttattgttatatatattttcaatgaTTATGCTGTTCTGAACTACCTtatagcagtgattctcaaacttttaaaACCAAATACTGGACCACATAAAACAATACtagaacattaaaatacagtagcatagtaggtagtgttcatcaaaaacaagccaggggttttattcctaaaaaatatatttaatactaTTGTAAGCCATtgcaacattatgcagtttgaacattaatactAATcttaaatatatccatccatccatccatccatccattttctgagccgcttctcctcactagggtcgcaggcgtgctggagcctgctcttaaatataggaaaatgaaaACCTATACGTAACGTTTcagttaaaatgttttgcacgtagaaattaagaaaaagtgtacctaaataaatatttgaaaagttatAAAAAGACTAAATGAAGCGGCATTGTACTTGTAAgttaatacaactgaactgtactaaataaatgtattgtactggattaaaaaaaaaaaaagtttatgaCACGCTAAATTTATGCACGTTTTGAAAATTTAATTCAGCGtttctttcacgtaccactagaaaGAGCCCACGTACTTGCATACCACACAGAGAATCATTGCTTGAATCCCATAGGGGTTATTTTTTGACCAATCACtcgttttctttaaaaaaatcgtACACATCTTGAAAATTCTGTCAGGGTGCGTAAACTTATACAACTTACTTACAACTATATTTGGACCATAGGTATCAAGTTCAAGGCCAGATCCaacccaccacatcattttacatGGCCTACTGAAGCAAATATAATGTGTctgcttcatgtttcttgctaaatggatttgttcGTTTGATtttggtgtgaaagtgagtgtgaatatcCCAGCAATGCTAATAagaataagtggtatagaaaatgtatggctgGATATCTAAACTGAACATTAGCTGTCTTTCTTGTATTTTATTGCACGTGAACCTCATGATGCcttataaaaatgaattaacatTGTCAGTCTGACTCTCTTTTATTGCTACATTAAGTCGTGCAAGTAGTCATAACATTGTGTGTGTATCCATGGATGGGAAAGCAGCagtctacagtatatgtttatGGACCTACTGTAACATGTTTGTCGCTCATAAAAGTAGAGTAACGGCTGATTATTGAGCTGGTGATAAGCAGTAGCCTACATATATCATTACAAGTCCCCTTTAAAGTCATCTGCACTCTGATGTAACCAGAACACCATTGGATAGGGGGGTTGCTGATTTGCAAGTATCTGTAATTCATTAAATGATTAAACTAAAACAGACATTTGTTTGTTACGTACATGCATATATCtttaatgttgtttgttttccagcaCACAGAGTAAACCAGTCTTCAACTTATTTCCCAATGGCAGTGAAGAAAGATAGGTGTCCATCCCTGTCAGCCAGTGTGGATACCTCTCGCTTCGCCCTCCTCTTGGTGCTCATTGCCCTTTACATGCTGCCTGGCGCCATCTTATTTTCTTCCTTAGAGAGATCAGCGGAAATTTTGGCCCACCTGCATTGGCAAAAGAGGTTAAGGGACTTCAGTCAGGCGCATAACACTAGCTACCGAGATCTAAAATCTCTTTTGCGCCACTACGAGAAGGCCAGGATGGCGGGCATCCGAGCAGAACAAGGCAGAACCCTGTGGGACATTCCGGGAGCTTTCTACTTTGTGGGAACTGTGGTGTCCACCATTGATAAGTTACATCAGTATCAGTACAGCATCAGTGCTgtccaaaagtatttggacaatgacatCCACCTTTTTTTATACCCCCATTAtggattttaaataattaaagtaCAGACCTTTAGCtttatttcacacacaaaaagacattcGCCAAATAGGaattgcagccattttaagaaggataaaaaattttttatttgaaatgcctTTCAAGGAACTCAAAGACACTGTACAATCTCTACAATGACAATGGTTGAAATCACAGACAATTaaacaatatatatactgtaattgtaaaTATAACCAATTGCTGGACGAGTTAATGACTTCACTGCAGCCACCTTCACTtgctgcttgtttgtaggtCTTGCTGCCTTCACTTTTGTCTTCAATAAGTGAAAAGtatgctctattgggttgagaTCAGGTGACCGACTTGGCAATTGGAGAATACTGGCCTTCAAAAAGTTGCTTTCACAGAATTTTTACAGTCATTATTTATctattgttggatttatcttacccaacattataaaaaatagacacaaaaggaatgaagacgctggtttctttttctcatgaggagggcgtatgggagattgttcagatcacagcctctcaacacgctctaaacaatcccccccctcgctcctgcatttatttgaaataggagggatttacaaatcataatgttctaagcaataagacacaacacaaaatattttataataagagggtttttcccagacatcgtattctaaacaataagacacgacacataatatttgataataagagggtttttcccagacatagtattctaagcaataagacacaacacaaaatattggaccaacacttgtcccgacccgaccacatccgatcacgtccttggtccaggcgcccttccatcggatgatgctgagtcttctttttgaaggcgagacatctaaaattgtccattatactaatgcaagctaagcaaataaatgataacttctacaatttatctaacatctATCCTTTCAGTTGCTAGGCTGTAATCGTGTAACGTGTCAGCAGTCACATCATCCCAAAACatgtacatgcacaaagactgctGCCACCATTTTtgacaatactgtatatgatatgCTTCACATCCTTTTGTTTGAAAGTGTACATTTCAATCACATCTTAATTGTTGTATTTCAAATCGAAACCCCGCTGGTGTGCACGCGCAAGTCACCAGCTGGCTTTACCGTGGTCTCCTCGTAGAAGCAACTTTGCCATTTTCGGCATGTCTTGTTCCCCGGTAagtaaaaaacattcatttccaGTCATATCGGCCATCTGAGGGGAattgtaactacaatgtggcccgggacaaaaattagtttaacACCCGTACatgtaaatgcaaaaaaatgatgTATTAATTTTTGTGGATGGGATGGGTTTGAGGGAATTTTCTGAATACTTGCTTAAACGGCTTTTATATGTGTACATCAGAAAGAATAGATGCAGTATTTGTATCAATGGAAAGCcaatttcacaaacacaaaatctaaTCACCATAATGTCTTCCTTTACAGGAGAGAGTCGACAGACTGAGTTTGGAGTAATTACATATTGTGATGAAGAAATTTCTGCGACATCCTCCACGAGACATCTGGGGAAGCTCCTTCGATTCTTCAGCCCCTGATCAACGGATTGGTGTCTGCCATAACTGCAGACACATGACAAACCTCATGGACACCATCTTGACCAGGGGGAGTTTTTTAAACAGAGTCAGACGATTGTGGAATGACATCAGGCCAGCTGATGACCTTCGTGACCCTGTACAGAACAAAAGACaattccgccaaggctgcctatTGCCAATATGTAATGTGGAAAATCCCCAGGGACATTATATAGGTTTCAGACAAAGCAGACAATGAGGAACCGCATTTCCTATTTTCAAAGCATTGCTCCAGTAGAAATGTGCATGTtatattaaattataaatatttgtagATCAATTTGCaccttatttttaaaattttacttacAGGAGTGTCTGCACATTTACCTCTAccattttgaaattgttcaattgttataaataaagaactgaaaatgaatggttCCTTTTTCACAATTGCCACTCAGAAATCAAAGTGTTACATTTCCTATCTCCTTGTAGTGCCCTATATAACGCTTGTTCAAAACTAATTAAAggtatttaaacacattttatttacaagatATATTCATGGTTCAATTACGTCATTCTAAGAGTTTTTTTCCGGTACTCCAGGACTGGCTCGTGTCAATCCAATCTTGATCAGGCAGTGTCCTTTGGAAAGAAGCTAACATTTACAGTAGATAACTATTaaatgcatttcacacacaaccCTAAAtactaatttaaattttttttttttacagatttttaaaaacgtGTACAAGAAATCTAAATTATTACAAATAGACCAGATGTCAAACATGTATTTACTCAGTAATGTCATGAAGCATGGATGtttataattacattatacctatttgtacattattatttcttgAGACAGCCATAAGACTGAAATAAAACTCCCCTTACCCTCTGCTTAGTTGTGTTTGCAGCACCTGAGTAGGTCATCAGGCCTTAGCTGTTGTAATCTGCGGCAGGCCACTGGTGACAGAAAACCAgtaattccattttatttttattggccTATTTGTAACGGACAAGAGCAGAGGGAAATTGACAGTTGCCGAGGCAGCATGGGTTGCACTGTACCTTTTGGTACTCTGAATTTGTGAGATACACGTAACGATTCCAGCTCGGCAGTGGAATTGAGAAATTAATGGAGACAAAGTAGCAAGTAGTGTGGGTCATACTGGTCAACAACAATTATTCAAATAACGCAGCGTGATGAAGCCACAACAACGAGATTAGGTAAAGAACGTTGAGgtcaaaaaatgtattgaaaaagtatttttggtcAGCTAACGAGTTTGCTGGCTTGCTTTTATAAAACATCTAGCCACAGCTCACTTCTGCACTATTTTAATTGTCTACTGGCCAGAAAAAGGTACCCGCAAACAATTTTGCATTGACATCAATGTGTTCTCATTGAAATAGCATTTGACACAATCAAGTGTGGAAAACAACATTAATCATGTGTTTGTGGTTGTGTTCTGCACAACACGATTGTGTGACATAACTTAGTACCTCACCCAGCATGCGCCCACACTGTTGCATTTAGTGACGACATAGTGCTGCTGCGCTGCTCCATGCTGCAAATAGCGTCAATTACAAAGTCATTTTGACATAAAGGCTATGGCTATCGGCTTGTGATAATACTAACTTAGTATTGTAATGTGAGTGAGCAATGCTATTTTGTTGAACTAGTGCAGTCGCCGAGTGCTACACATGAACGCGGCTTTGTAACACTAATGCTATCGGTTCCAAGTTATATTCTGGGGGAATGCACAATCAATTATGAATAAAAGTATGTGATAGACTtgaggccttttcacactgcacgtAACAAAGCATCTGACGCCTTCGACTTTCTcatccattgtgtgtgtgtgccgagCATCGCGTCAAAGCAGAGGGCGTCTGACGGTCAGCGTCACGTCATTGGATCGAAAAATGTTCTCTTCGGGAGCGTTGATGCAGTGACAACAAAAAGCTCCTACAATGGGAGCGGGGCTGGCGGAGTGctttctgagtgctattttggcgaACTTGTACAGTAAAAGGCAAAGGGGGAGATGGAGGAAGGAATAATAATTGCAGTGTCTCACTATCCCAAACTTTAGGCCactagaaaaataatataccgAGACATCTCTGTGGGAGGATTTCCAACTCCCTGCTTAGCCCGAAATACACCTCGAAGCGCTCTTCCCGGAACTACAAAACTCAGAAACAAGTTTGAACTCCGAGTTGCTGCCGTGAAATTAGTATgtgatattccatccatccatccatccatccatccatccattttctgagccgcttctcctcactagggtcgcgggcgtgcttgagcctatcccagctatcatcgggcaggaggcggggtacaccctgaaccagttgccagccaatcgcagggcacatacaaacaaacaaagaaccattcgcactaacattcccacctatgggaaatttagagtcatcaattaacctagcatgcatgttttggggatgtgggaggaaaccggagtgcccggagaaaacccacgcaggcacggggagaacatgcaaactccacacaggcaggtccagggattgaaccccggtcctcagaattgtgaggctgacgctctaaccagtctccaccgtgccatGTGATATTCccattcctttttattttatttttgtcatttttttttagctgctgcGTGACCTCCTCCACCTCAAAATAGGCAAAGTTGgggctttcttttccaacaatgacaaatgCATATTTCCGAGCCACTCAGCGGGGACAGCCTCACGACTTCCTTCTAGGCTGTTGcgtcaccacttccaaatatggggtGGCTGCAACCCCGTTGCCGTCCTCGtcttttcacactgagcaagtgcagtgtgaaaaggcctttacccATCGAGCAGAAATGAAGCCTCGGCGCTCGTGTGTCCAAGTTCCTCAGGGAGTCTGACTTGACCCCACCTCTCGAATAGTAGTTCCAATGTGTATCctagttttgtttctttctctatCAGTTTCCATCCATTCTCTCCATCACAGagactttttaaattaataatgaaaatgaaattagaggcattagatgaGGCCTGAGAGGAATGAGTTTTCacaagatcattttaataaatgttttactttcAGGACATGCAGAGAgttacaacatacagtacatgataaAAAGTGTTCTCCCCCCCTGAACTACTTAAGGAGTGTGATCAAATTGCAGTGTAATATTTAATACC of the Phyllopteryx taeniolatus isolate TA_2022b chromosome 8, UOR_Ptae_1.2, whole genome shotgun sequence genome contains:
- the gemin7 gene encoding gem-associated protein 7 is translated as MATPVPVLRLPRGPDPHSRGFDPKSPRFIALCSPSIISSSSPRACPDPEELKREQHVRAQLRERFLRCLLATRDKKVRFRMHADVSVDATFGGCDIDVLNLQVSDLHTPIGVQKEALIRCQDVISYTFDL